The following are encoded in a window of Mycobacterium vicinigordonae genomic DNA:
- the dmpG gene encoding 4-hydroxy-2-oxovalerate aldolase, translating into MTDIFFNAAWDIRITDTSLRDGSHHKRHQFSKDEVRSIVTALDAAGVPVIEVTHGDGLGGSSFNYGFSKTPEQELIKLAAETAKEAKIAFLMLPGVGTKEDIKEAQDNGGSICRIATHCTEADVSIQHFGLARELGLETVGFLMMSHTIPPEKLAAQARIMADAGCQCVYVVDSAGALVLDGVADRVSALVAELGGDAQVGFHGHENLGLGVANSVEAVRAGAKQIDGSVRRFGAGAGNAPVEALIGVFDKIGVKTGIDFFDIADAAEDVVRPAMPAECLLDRNALIMGYSGVYSSFLKHAVRQSERYGVPAHQLLHRAGQRKLIGGQEDQLIDIALEIKRERDAEAASK; encoded by the coding sequence ATGACCGACATTTTCTTCAACGCGGCGTGGGACATCCGAATCACCGACACGTCGCTGCGCGACGGGTCGCATCACAAGCGGCACCAGTTCAGCAAGGACGAGGTGCGATCCATCGTCACGGCGCTGGACGCCGCCGGGGTGCCGGTGATCGAGGTGACGCACGGCGACGGCTTGGGCGGTTCAAGCTTCAACTACGGCTTCTCCAAGACCCCCGAGCAGGAACTGATCAAGCTGGCCGCCGAAACGGCCAAAGAGGCCAAGATCGCGTTCCTGATGCTGCCCGGCGTCGGCACCAAAGAAGACATCAAAGAAGCCCAGGACAACGGCGGGTCGATCTGTCGCATCGCCACCCACTGCACCGAAGCCGACGTCTCCATCCAGCACTTCGGCCTGGCCCGTGAGCTTGGCCTGGAAACCGTCGGGTTCCTGATGATGTCGCATACCATCCCGCCGGAGAAGCTGGCCGCCCAGGCGCGCATCATGGCCGACGCCGGCTGTCAGTGCGTCTACGTCGTCGACTCGGCCGGTGCCCTAGTGCTCGATGGCGTGGCGGACCGGGTGTCGGCGCTGGTCGCCGAGCTGGGCGGAGACGCTCAGGTCGGATTTCACGGGCACGAGAACCTGGGACTCGGAGTGGCTAACTCAGTGGAGGCGGTCCGGGCCGGCGCAAAGCAGATCGACGGCAGTGTGCGCAGGTTCGGCGCCGGGGCCGGCAACGCTCCCGTCGAGGCGCTAATCGGGGTGTTCGACAAGATCGGTGTCAAGACCGGTATCGACTTCTTCGACATTGCCGATGCCGCAGAGGATGTGGTGCGCCCGGCTATGCCGGCCGAATGTCTGCTCGACCGCAATGCGCTGATCATGGGCTACTCCGGCGTCTATTCCAGCTTCCTCAAGCACGCAGTGCGCCAGTCCGAGCGCTACGGCGTACCGGCCCATCAGCTGCTGCACCGGGCCGGGCAGCGCAAGCT
- a CDS encoding acetaldehyde dehydrogenase (acetylating), producing the protein MPAKASVAIVGSGNISTDLLYKLLRSDWLEPRWMVGIDPDSEGLARARKLGLETSHKGSDWLLEQSEKPDLVFEATSAYVHRDAAPKYEAAGIRAIDLTPAAVGPAVIPPANLRAHLDAPNVNMITCGGQATIPIVYAVSRVVDVPYAEIVASVASVSAGPGTRANIDEFTKTTSRGVQTIGGAARGKAIIILNPADPPMIMRDTIFCAIPEDADRDAITESIKEVVAEVQTYVPGYRLLNEPQFDEPSVVNGGNHLVTTFVEVEGAGDYLPPYAGNLDIMTAAATKVGEEIAKEILAVTGGAK; encoded by the coding sequence ATGCCTGCTAAGGCGAGTGTCGCCATCGTCGGGTCGGGCAACATCAGCACCGACCTGCTCTACAAGCTGCTGCGCTCGGATTGGCTGGAGCCGCGCTGGATGGTGGGCATCGACCCGGACAGCGAGGGCCTAGCGCGGGCCCGCAAGCTCGGTTTGGAGACCAGTCACAAGGGCTCTGACTGGCTGCTGGAGCAGTCCGAGAAGCCCGACCTGGTATTCGAGGCGACCAGCGCCTACGTGCACCGCGACGCCGCACCCAAGTACGAGGCCGCCGGGATCCGCGCCATCGACCTGACGCCGGCCGCGGTGGGTCCGGCAGTGATTCCGCCAGCGAACCTGCGGGCGCATCTGGATGCCCCGAACGTCAACATGATCACCTGCGGCGGGCAGGCCACGATCCCGATCGTCTACGCCGTCAGCCGGGTCGTGGACGTCCCTTACGCAGAAATCGTGGCTTCTGTTGCCTCTGTCTCGGCCGGTCCAGGGACCCGCGCCAATATCGACGAGTTCACCAAAACCACGTCGCGTGGAGTGCAGACGATCGGCGGCGCCGCCCGCGGCAAGGCGATCATCATCCTGAACCCGGCTGACCCGCCGATGATCATGCGCGACACCATCTTCTGCGCCATCCCCGAGGACGCCGACCGCGACGCCATAACCGAGTCCATCAAAGAGGTGGTGGCCGAAGTGCAGACCTACGTTCCCGGATACCGGCTACTCAATGAGCCGCAGTTCGACGAGCCATCGGTTGTCAACGGCGGCAACCACCTCGTGACGACGTTCGTGGAGGTGGAAGGCGCCGGGGATTATTTGCCACCGTACGCGGGCAACCTCGACATTATGACCGCGGCCGCGACCAAGGTGGGCGAGGAGATCGCCAAGGAAATCCTGGCCGTTACGGGAGGCGCGAAATGA
- a CDS encoding 2-keto-4-pentenoate hydratase, with product MLDVATRDELAADLAEAERSRTGIAPLTAAHPDIDVVDAYEIQLINIRQRVAEGARVVGHKVGLSSKVMQQMMGVDEPDYGHLLDEMQVFEDSPVKTARYLLPRVEVEVGFILGEDLPGAGCTEADVLAATEAVAPSIELIDTRIRDWKIALCDTIADNASSAGFVLGTARVAPADIDITAIDAKLTRNGDLIAEGRSDAVLGNPATAVAWLSRKVESFGVRLKKGDIVLPGSCTFAVDAHAGDEFVAEFAGLGGVRLSFE from the coding sequence ATGCTCGATGTTGCGACCCGCGACGAGCTGGCTGCCGACCTGGCGGAGGCCGAGCGCAGCCGGACTGGCATCGCCCCACTGACGGCCGCGCACCCCGATATCGACGTCGTCGACGCCTACGAGATCCAGCTGATCAACATCCGGCAACGGGTGGCCGAGGGCGCCCGGGTGGTAGGGCACAAGGTAGGCCTCTCCTCGAAGGTGATGCAGCAGATGATGGGTGTCGACGAGCCGGACTACGGCCACCTGCTCGACGAGATGCAGGTGTTTGAGGACTCCCCGGTCAAGACGGCGCGTTACCTGCTGCCCCGGGTCGAGGTCGAAGTGGGTTTCATTCTGGGCGAGGACCTGCCCGGCGCGGGCTGCACGGAAGCCGACGTGCTGGCCGCGACCGAGGCTGTCGCCCCGTCCATCGAGCTGATCGATACCCGGATCCGGGACTGGAAGATCGCGTTGTGCGACACGATCGCCGATAACGCCTCCTCGGCCGGCTTCGTGCTGGGTACGGCGCGCGTGGCGCCGGCTGACATCGACATCACCGCGATCGACGCGAAGCTGACGCGCAATGGCGATCTGATCGCCGAGGGCCGCAGCGATGCGGTGCTGGGAAATCCGGCGACCGCGGTGGCCTGGTTGTCCCGCAAGGTGGAAAGCTTCGGGGTGCGGTTGAAAAAAGGTGACATTGTGTTACCCGGATCGTGCACCTTCGCGGTCGACGCTCATGCCGGCGACGAGTTTGTCGCAGAGTTCGCCGGTCTGGGTGGCGTCCGGTTGTCGTTCGAGTAG
- the kstD gene encoding 3-oxosteroid 1-dehydrogenase: protein MTAQEYDVVVVGSGAAGMVAALTAAHRGLSTVVIEKAAHFGGSTARSGGGVWIPNNEVLQRDGVKDTPEAARRYLHGIIGDVVEPERIDTYLQRGPEMLSFVLKHTPLKMCWVPRYSDYYPEAPGGRAGGRSIEPKPFNARKLGPDEAGLEPAYGKVPLNVVVMQQDYVRLNMLKRHPRGVLRSLKVGARTMWAKSTGKNLVGMGRALIAPLRIGLQRAGVRVVLNTALTDLYVEDGVVRGIYVRDSDTAESAEPRLIRARRGVILASGGFEHNEQMRVKYQRAPITTEWTVGAKANTGDGILAGEKLGAALDLMEDAWWGPTVPLVGAPWFALSERNSPGSIIVNMSGKRFMNESMPYVEACHQMYGGQYGQGPGPGENIPAWLVFDQQYRDRYIFAGLQAGQRIPRKWMESGVIISADTIEELATKAGLPVDEFAKTVARFNGFARSGIDEDFHRGESAYDKYYGDPTNKPNPNLGEISHAPYYAAKMVPGDLGTKGGIRTDVHARALRDDGSIIEGLYAAGNVSAPVMGHTYPGPGGTIGPAMTFGYLAALHIAGVN from the coding sequence ATGACAGCACAGGAGTACGACGTCGTCGTGGTCGGTAGCGGCGCCGCCGGCATGGTGGCTGCCCTCACCGCCGCCCACCGCGGCCTCTCGACAGTAGTCATTGAGAAGGCGGCCCACTTCGGCGGATCGACCGCCCGCTCGGGCGGCGGCGTCTGGATTCCCAACAACGAGGTACTGCAACGTGACGGGGTCAAGGACACCCCCGAGGCGGCGCGCAGGTACCTGCACGGCATCATCGGCGACGTCGTCGAACCCGAGCGCATCGACACCTACCTGCAGCGCGGACCGGAAATGCTGTCGTTCGTTTTGAAGCACACGCCGCTGAAGATGTGCTGGGTCCCGCGCTATTCCGACTACTACCCGGAAGCACCGGGCGGTCGCGCCGGGGGCCGGTCGATCGAGCCGAAGCCGTTCAACGCCCGCAAGCTCGGGCCGGACGAGGCCGGCCTGGAGCCGGCTTATGGCAAAGTGCCGCTCAATGTCGTTGTGATGCAACAGGACTACGTACGGCTCAACATGCTCAAGCGTCACCCGCGCGGAGTGCTGCGCAGCCTGAAGGTCGGCGCGCGCACCATGTGGGCCAAATCGACCGGCAAGAATCTGGTCGGCATGGGCCGTGCGCTCATCGCGCCGCTACGAATCGGGTTGCAGCGCGCTGGTGTTCGCGTGGTACTGAACACCGCACTGACCGACCTCTATGTCGAGGACGGGGTAGTGCGCGGCATCTACGTTCGCGATTCGGACACAGCGGAATCCGCCGAACCGCGGCTGATTCGTGCCCGCCGCGGAGTGATCCTGGCTTCGGGCGGCTTCGAGCACAACGAGCAGATGCGGGTGAAGTACCAGCGCGCCCCCATCACCACCGAGTGGACGGTGGGCGCCAAGGCGAACACCGGCGACGGCATTCTTGCGGGCGAAAAGCTTGGTGCCGCATTGGATTTGATGGAAGACGCGTGGTGGGGCCCGACGGTACCGCTGGTCGGCGCGCCGTGGTTCGCGCTGTCGGAGCGCAACTCTCCCGGTTCTATCATCGTCAATATGTCCGGCAAGCGGTTCATGAACGAATCGATGCCTTACGTGGAAGCCTGCCACCAGATGTACGGTGGTCAGTACGGCCAAGGACCCGGGCCCGGCGAGAACATCCCGGCCTGGCTGGTCTTCGACCAGCAATACCGCGACCGCTATATCTTCGCAGGATTACAAGCCGGGCAACGCATTCCGCGTAAGTGGATGGAATCGGGCGTCATCATCTCGGCCGACACGATCGAGGAGCTGGCCACCAAGGCCGGTCTGCCGGTCGACGAATTCGCCAAGACGGTGGCGCGTTTCAACGGCTTCGCCCGCTCCGGGATCGACGAGGACTTTCATCGTGGCGAGAGCGCCTACGATAAGTACTACGGCGACCCAACGAACAAGCCCAACCCGAACCTGGGCGAGATCAGCCACGCCCCGTACTACGCGGCGAAGATGGTGCCCGGCGATCTGGGCACCAAGGGCGGTATCCGCACCGACGTGCACGCACGCGCCCTGCGCGACGACGGCAGCATCATCGAAGGTCTTTACGCCGCAGGCAATGTCAGCGCGCCGGTGATGGGCCACACCTACCCGGGGCCGGGCGGCACCATCGGTCCGGCAATGACCTTCGGTTACCTGGCCGCACTTCACATCGCGGGAGTAAATTGA
- a CDS encoding MaoC/PaaZ C-terminal domain-containing protein, whose translation MPIDVEVALAAELDPIEFSWTSSDIQLYHLGLGAGANPLDPRELRYLVDDAPQVLPTFGNVAASFHMTTPPTVQFPGIDIELAKVLHASERVEVPGPLPPSGSAKAVTRFTNIWDKGKAAVIWSETTVTAPSGELLWTQKRSIFARGEGGFGGDRGPAGSDAAPEREPDLQIALPLLPQQALLYRLCGDRNPLHSDPEFAAAAGFPKPILHGLCTYGMTCKAITDALLDGDASAVAAYGARFAGVAYPGETLQVNVWKDNGRFVAGVNAPSRDNAVVLSGVELLPT comes from the coding sequence ATGCCGATCGACGTCGAAGTTGCCCTGGCCGCTGAGCTCGACCCGATCGAATTCTCCTGGACCAGTAGCGATATCCAGCTTTATCACTTGGGATTGGGCGCCGGCGCGAACCCGCTGGACCCGCGCGAGCTACGTTATCTTGTCGACGACGCCCCGCAGGTGTTGCCGACCTTCGGCAACGTAGCGGCCAGCTTCCATATGACCACGCCGCCGACCGTCCAGTTCCCCGGCATCGACATCGAGCTGGCCAAGGTGCTGCACGCATCCGAGCGGGTCGAGGTGCCCGGGCCGTTGCCGCCGTCGGGCTCGGCGAAAGCCGTCACCAGGTTCACCAACATCTGGGACAAGGGCAAAGCCGCGGTGATCTGGAGCGAGACGACGGTGACCGCGCCGTCGGGTGAATTGTTGTGGACGCAGAAGCGGTCCATCTTCGCCCGGGGCGAAGGCGGGTTCGGCGGCGATCGCGGGCCGGCGGGATCCGACGCCGCGCCGGAGCGGGAACCGGACCTGCAGATCGCGCTGCCGCTGCTGCCGCAACAGGCGCTGCTGTATCGGCTCTGCGGCGACCGTAACCCGCTGCACTCTGACCCCGAGTTCGCCGCCGCCGCCGGCTTCCCTAAGCCAATCCTGCACGGTCTGTGCACCTACGGCATGACCTGCAAAGCAATCACCGACGCCTTGCTCGATGGGGATGCTTCGGCGGTTGCGGCTTACGGTGCGCGTTTCGCGGGTGTCGCATATCCAGGTGAGACACTGCAAGTCAACGTATGGAAGGACAACGGTCGCTTCGTTGCCGGGGTAAATGCGCCGTCCCGCGACAACGCGGTGGTGCTGTCCGGTGTCGAGTTGCTCCCCACCTGA
- a CDS encoding cyclopropane mycolic acid synthase family methyltransferase translates to MPEKQSNTEQLKPHFEDVQAHYDLSDEFFRIFLDPSQTYSCAYFEREDMSLEEAQLAKIDLSLGKLGLQPGMTLLDIGCGWGATLKRALETYDVNVVGLTLSRNQQAHTQRLLEEHPSSRSKRVLLQGWERFDESVDRIVSIGAFEHFGRDRYTDFFKMAYAALPEDGVMLLHTIIQPSGTEFAERELPVTMTKLRFIKFIMEEIFPGGDLPAAQSVVDHADAAGFSVKRIQQLRLHYARTLDIWAAALESRRDEAIAIQSEEVYDRYMKYLTGCADLFREGYTDIAQFTLAKS, encoded by the coding sequence ATGCCTGAAAAGCAATCTAATACTGAACAACTGAAGCCGCATTTTGAAGATGTGCAGGCACACTACGACCTTTCCGACGAATTCTTCCGGATCTTCCTTGATCCGTCGCAAACCTACAGCTGCGCCTATTTCGAGCGTGAAGACATGTCACTCGAAGAGGCGCAACTCGCCAAGATCGACCTGTCGCTGGGCAAGCTCGGGCTGCAGCCGGGGATGACGCTGCTCGACATCGGCTGCGGCTGGGGGGCCACCCTCAAGCGCGCGTTGGAGACTTACGACGTCAATGTGGTGGGCCTGACCCTGAGCCGCAACCAACAGGCGCACACCCAGCGACTTCTCGAAGAACACCCCAGCTCCCGCAGCAAGCGGGTGCTGCTGCAGGGTTGGGAGCGCTTCGACGAAAGCGTCGACCGCATCGTCTCGATCGGTGCCTTCGAGCACTTCGGCCGGGACCGCTACACCGACTTCTTCAAGATGGCGTACGCCGCGCTCCCCGAGGACGGCGTGATGCTGTTGCACACGATCATTCAGCCCAGCGGCACCGAGTTCGCCGAGCGCGAGCTGCCCGTCACCATGACCAAGCTGCGGTTCATCAAATTCATCATGGAAGAGATATTTCCGGGCGGCGACCTGCCAGCCGCGCAATCGGTGGTGGATCATGCCGACGCCGCCGGCTTCTCGGTCAAGCGGATCCAGCAGCTGCGCCTGCATTACGCCCGCACCCTCGACATCTGGGCCGCCGCGCTGGAGTCTCGCCGTGACGAGGCTATCGCCATCCAGTCCGAAGAGGTCTATGACCGGTACATGAAGTACCTAACCGGCTGCGCCGACCTGTTCCGAGAGGGCTACACCGATATCGCGCAGTTCACTCTCGCCAAGAGCTGA
- a CDS encoding MmpS family transport accessory protein has protein sequence MQRFSLGRRLSRRWLLVVAIAVLAVAGFTVYRLHGIFASQDVTSTPRGNGDDVTPFNPKHVVIEVFGPPDTQATITYLDVNAQPQRADAATLPWSYDTTTTQPAVFVTVSAQGNRDWIGCRIEIDNEVKDERTVNILHAFTYCLDKSG, from the coding sequence ATGCAGCGGTTTTCGCTCGGACGCAGACTCAGCCGACGGTGGTTGCTGGTGGTCGCGATAGCCGTCCTCGCGGTCGCCGGCTTTACGGTGTATCGGCTACACGGCATCTTTGCGTCACAAGATGTCACCTCGACGCCCCGCGGCAACGGCGACGACGTCACCCCGTTCAACCCCAAGCACGTAGTCATCGAGGTTTTCGGCCCCCCAGACACCCAGGCAACCATCACCTACCTGGACGTCAACGCCCAACCTCAGCGCGCGGACGCCGCCACACTGCCCTGGTCCTACGACACGACCACCACCCAGCCGGCGGTGTTCGTCACGGTCTCCGCCCAGGGCAACCGCGACTGGATCGGGTGCCGAATCGAGATTGACAACGAGGTCAAAGACGAGAGAACGGTCAACATCTTGCACGCCTTCACCTACTGCCTGGACAAATCCGGATGA
- a CDS encoding RND family transporter, producing MSTRNAPRHSVPNFIRRFAVLIAFFWLGLAVVTNVFVPQLEKVAQAHNVSLSPHDAPSLQASKRIGKVFGEFDSDSAAMIVLEGDRPLGADAHHYYDGLVNRLTQDTKHVQHIQNFWGDPLTAAGSQSSDGKAALVQVYLAGNQGESLANESVDSVRNIVDHTSPPQGVKAYVTGPAPLVTDQFEVGGKGTLKTTLITIGVILVMLVSIYRRLSTAALVLFTVMVELTASRGVVAVLANAGIIELSTYSTNLLTLLVIAAGTDYAIFILGRFHEARYAGQDRVSAFDTMYHGTAHIILGSGLTIAGAVFCLTFTRLPYFQSLGIPAASGVLIAVLAALTLAPAILVIGRHFGLLEPNRQMDTQRWRRIGTAIVRWPGPILLVTIAVALIGLLALPGYKTNYDARSYMPASAPANVGYAAAERHFSQARLNPELLMIEADHDLRNSTNMILLERVAKAIFHTDGIAEVQSITRPLGTPLDHTSIPFQISAGNASQINNLPFQQSQTADLLKQVAVINNSIDILRQQYALQQQSSAVTDEQAKAFQRTVAIAQDLRDKIANFDDFFRPIRNYFYYERHCYDIPICATLRSLFDALDGIDALTDELNSVSGSIAKLDALQPKLLALIPPQIASQETNRDLTMTNYSTNSGLNDQAAAALQNATALGQAYDASKTDDSFYLPPEAFTNPEFLRGLKLFLSPDGKAARMIITHDGDPATPQGISHINAIRHAAQEAVKGTPLAGSRIFLAGTAATYKDIQDGAKYDLMIAGIAALSLILLVMMTITRSVVAALVIVGTVALSLGASFGLSVLIWQDIFGIQLYWIVLALAVILLLAVGSDYNLLLISRFKEELGAGLNTGIIRSMAGSGAVVTSAGLVFAATMASFVFADLRILGQIGTTIALGLLFDTLIVRSFMTPSIAALIGRWFWWPLKVRPRPASQMLQPYGSRQSVRQLLLWEDDDPVAPGSQRRESRGTAI from the coding sequence ATGAGCACCCGCAACGCTCCGCGACATTCGGTCCCTAATTTCATCCGCCGGTTCGCCGTGCTGATCGCGTTCTTCTGGCTCGGCCTGGCGGTAGTGACGAATGTCTTTGTGCCCCAGTTGGAAAAGGTCGCCCAGGCGCACAACGTATCGCTGAGTCCCCATGATGCGCCGTCGCTGCAGGCGAGCAAACGCATCGGCAAGGTGTTCGGAGAATTCGATTCTGACAGCGCGGCGATGATCGTGCTCGAGGGAGATCGACCGCTCGGCGCCGACGCCCACCACTACTACGACGGCTTGGTCAACAGGCTCACCCAGGACACCAAGCATGTCCAGCACATTCAGAATTTCTGGGGGGACCCGCTGACGGCGGCCGGCTCACAGAGCTCCGATGGCAAAGCGGCGTTGGTGCAGGTGTACCTTGCCGGAAATCAAGGCGAGTCGTTGGCCAACGAATCGGTCGATTCGGTGCGCAACATCGTCGACCACACGTCGCCGCCGCAGGGAGTCAAGGCTTACGTCACCGGTCCCGCGCCGCTGGTGACCGATCAGTTCGAGGTGGGCGGCAAAGGCACACTCAAGACCACGCTGATCACCATCGGGGTGATCTTGGTGATGCTGGTGTCGATCTACCGTCGCCTCAGCACGGCGGCCCTGGTGCTTTTCACCGTCATGGTCGAGCTGACCGCGTCCCGCGGAGTCGTCGCCGTTCTCGCAAACGCGGGCATCATCGAACTCTCTACGTACTCGACCAATCTGCTGACTCTTCTCGTCATCGCCGCCGGAACAGACTATGCGATCTTCATTCTCGGCCGCTTTCACGAGGCCCGGTACGCGGGTCAGGATCGGGTATCAGCATTCGACACGATGTATCACGGGACCGCGCACATCATCTTGGGCTCGGGCCTGACGATCGCCGGCGCCGTATTCTGCCTGACTTTCACTCGGCTCCCGTATTTCCAGAGCCTCGGTATTCCCGCGGCATCCGGCGTCCTCATCGCAGTGCTGGCGGCGCTGACCCTGGCACCCGCAATCCTGGTCATTGGCCGGCATTTCGGTCTGCTCGAACCCAACCGCCAGATGGACACACAACGGTGGCGGCGCATCGGCACCGCCATCGTGCGTTGGCCCGGCCCCATCCTGCTGGTGACGATCGCCGTAGCCCTGATCGGTCTTCTTGCCCTGCCTGGCTACAAGACGAACTACGACGCCCGCTCCTACATGCCGGCCAGTGCCCCGGCCAATGTCGGTTATGCGGCTGCGGAGCGCCACTTTTCGCAGGCGCGACTCAATCCCGAACTGTTGATGATCGAAGCCGACCACGACCTGCGTAACTCCACCAACATGATCCTGCTGGAGCGTGTCGCCAAGGCAATATTCCATACCGACGGCATCGCCGAGGTGCAATCGATTACCCGCCCGCTGGGTACACCGCTGGATCACACGTCGATCCCGTTTCAGATCAGCGCAGGGAACGCATCTCAGATCAATAATTTGCCCTTCCAGCAGTCCCAGACCGCCGACCTGCTCAAGCAGGTCGCCGTGATCAACAACTCGATCGACATTCTGCGGCAGCAGTATGCGCTGCAACAGCAGTCCAGCGCTGTCACAGACGAGCAAGCCAAGGCATTTCAGCGGACCGTCGCGATTGCCCAGGACCTGCGCGACAAGATCGCCAACTTCGACGATTTCTTCCGGCCGATCCGCAACTATTTCTATTACGAGAGACACTGTTACGACATACCAATTTGCGCCACACTGCGGTCGCTGTTCGACGCACTCGATGGCATCGACGCGCTCACCGACGAACTGAACAGCGTCTCGGGCAGCATTGCCAAATTGGACGCGCTACAGCCCAAGCTGCTCGCGTTGATACCGCCCCAGATCGCGAGTCAGGAAACCAACCGCGACCTGACGATGACGAACTACAGCACCAACTCCGGACTGAACGACCAGGCGGCCGCTGCACTGCAAAACGCCACCGCTCTCGGTCAGGCGTATGACGCGTCGAAGACCGACGATTCTTTTTACTTGCCGCCGGAAGCGTTCACCAATCCCGAATTCCTGCGCGGTCTGAAGTTGTTCCTGTCACCGGACGGCAAGGCCGCCCGGATGATCATTACTCATGACGGTGATCCTGCTACACCACAAGGTATTTCGCATATCAACGCCATAAGGCACGCGGCCCAGGAGGCGGTCAAGGGAACGCCTCTGGCCGGATCCAGAATCTTCCTCGCCGGTACTGCGGCCACCTATAAGGACATCCAGGACGGCGCTAAATACGACCTCATGATCGCCGGAATCGCTGCGCTCAGCCTCATTCTGCTGGTGATGATGACCATCACCCGAAGCGTCGTCGCCGCGTTGGTCATCGTCGGTACGGTGGCGCTGTCGCTGGGCGCGTCCTTCGGGCTGTCCGTGCTGATCTGGCAGGACATCTTTGGCATCCAGCTGTACTGGATTGTGTTGGCGCTGGCCGTAATTCTGCTGTTGGCGGTGGGATCGGACTATAACCTGCTGTTGATCTCGCGGTTCAAGGAAGAGCTCGGCGCCGGTTTGAACACCGGCATCATCCGTTCGATGGCCGGATCGGGGGCGGTGGTGACATCGGCAGGCTTGGTCTTTGCCGCGACGATGGCCTCTTTCGTGTTCGCTGACTTGCGGATCCTCGGCCAGATCGGCACCACGATCGCGCTCGGCCTGCTGTTCGACACGTTGATCGTGCGCTCGTTCATGACGCCATCCATCGCAGCACTGATCGGACGGTGGTTCTGGTGGCCGCTGAAGGTGAGACCGCGGCCCGCCAGTCAAATGCTTCAGCCCTACGGATCACGCCAGTCGGTCCGCCAACTGCTGTTGTGGGAGGACGACGACCCGGTGGCGCCCGGCTCACAGCGACGCGAAAGCAGAGGAACAGCAATATGA
- a CDS encoding TetR/AcrR family transcriptional regulator, with amino-acid sequence MPHDRIDADAADPMIDHRCVSPELIEAAVRAAEALNRDIAEVPVSAIAAEARISRSTLLRRLGGSRSPLDAAVRAAGIDPGGRPPVRLRALTAAAAVVSENGLAAATLEAIAERADCSVFSLHAAFGGRDELMRAVFDQFSPIRDIEEYLAQAQGDLHSTVHGFYRAVANALSREPRVSPAMLAEVFSRPTSTAVQSLAQYAAPRMFGTLGTWFDAEIRAGRIRDQPVLVLTQYLLGPILIHMLMRPAFPDVPGLTLPEIDEVCDAFAENFIRAVQTP; translated from the coding sequence ATGCCGCACGACCGCATCGATGCCGATGCAGCAGACCCGATGATCGACCATCGCTGCGTCTCGCCCGAATTGATCGAGGCCGCGGTGCGGGCCGCCGAGGCCCTGAACCGCGACATCGCCGAAGTTCCGGTCAGTGCCATCGCTGCCGAAGCCCGGATCTCCCGCAGCACGTTGCTACGGAGACTCGGCGGATCTCGTAGCCCTCTGGATGCCGCGGTTCGTGCCGCCGGCATTGATCCTGGTGGCCGACCCCCGGTGCGCCTGCGGGCTCTCACCGCCGCAGCAGCCGTGGTCAGTGAGAATGGTCTAGCTGCGGCCACCCTGGAGGCCATCGCGGAACGTGCGGATTGCTCAGTGTTCAGTTTGCACGCCGCATTCGGTGGGCGCGACGAACTCATGCGCGCGGTATTCGACCAGTTCAGTCCCATCCGCGACATCGAGGAATATCTCGCCCAGGCCCAAGGCGACCTGCACTCCACGGTGCACGGCTTTTATCGCGCCGTCGCCAATGCACTCAGCCGCGAACCCCGCGTCTCTCCAGCAATGTTGGCCGAAGTGTTTTCGCGACCCACGAGCACCGCGGTGCAGTCACTGGCCCAGTATGCCGCGCCGCGGATGTTCGGCACGCTCGGAACTTGGTTCGATGCCGAGATCCGAGCGGGGCGCATCCGTGATCAGCCGGTATTGGTGCTTACCCAATACCTCCTCGGGCCAATTCTGATCCATATGCTGATGCGTCCCGCCTTCCCCGACGTTCCCGGGCTCACGCTCCCAGAAATCGACGAGGTCTGTGATGCCTTCGCCGAGAATTTCATCCGCGCTGTGCAAACACCGTAG